The following DNA comes from Henckelia pumila isolate YLH828 unplaced genomic scaffold, ASM3356847v2 CTG_461:::fragment_3, whole genome shotgun sequence.
ACCACATTAAATCATTAACACCAAGAAaaacaatgaaaaaaaaatgcttttaaataaaacttacagAAGAATCAAACGCAACAAATGAGCTGTGAATTAAACTCGAAATGGAAATTGAGCAACTGGGATGCTGCTAATAATCGAAAAGGTGAGATGGGGATGAATTTTCTTGGGGTCTTTGTTGGATCTCTCTCTGTCTAGAGATTTTGTCGATCCGTGCGGGAGAGAGAGATGGAGAAAGAGGAGGTGGAGTGGATGCTGGCGATTTATTTATAGGAATTAATTGAAtgatccaaaaattaaaatcaattttagaattttaataaattttataatttcgaaattaaaatttcataaaattctATTAtactcaattaaaaaaattatataattgccTCAGAGTAGTatgttaaaaattgattttgatcTAACTCACTCAAAAGCTATCTCAAAAGGAAAGGTTTGTCCTTGTCTAGGTTCCTAACGCTTAGGAATGAAACGACTGGAGCGTGGAGATACTAACGGGTGACCAACTATGGGATGAGTGATGTCAACTATGGCTCGTCCAACATATAACGGTGAAATCCGAGCTCTAATACCATGTTAGAAATTAAATTTGGACGTAACTCaccctcaaaagctagctcaaggggTTGGTTCGGTCCAAATTAATTTGTAACAGAGTCAAATTCGTGGACCGTGTGATCCGTTGTAAATGATTTATCCAATGCCATTTTATCTTACTGACCTGATTTGCAGACTACTTACTTAATATACAGTGCAATCGTTTtgttattaaataatttatatataacattcaattataatttatttatttaaataatcaaatatctAGATAATTTTACATTCACCACAAATTCTAACTTGAGTGATAAAATACAGTTTAATTTGTTTATCCTTCTTTTATCATGTTTTTGGTTCGACTTTTATATCATACTCGAATTGTTGACCCCACCAGATAATTAGCGTTTATATGAAAGCATGCAACTCAACTACTAGAGATGTGATTACTCATTCATCttatttatttctatttaaatatttataattcttTGCGTTCATCTCTTCTCACGTATCAAGCAATCTTTCGAAATATTCAAGTAAATAAAAAGATCGTAGTTGCGCGAAAATGAAACGGTATGAAAAACGGGGTGCAATACCCCCAACAATGTATAACGTTAGAACTTTCTTTTACGTGCCATCATGTACAAAACATACATCTATAAGGTGTGcactatttttcaaaaaaactggAAATTTCACCATATTTCTATATAAGAATAACACTTCGTTTTCAATCTATAAATGCTTTTCGGTTTCGGCTGCTCAAGATGTCAACTCACATCTTCCTGCAAGATTCAAGATAAAAGAATTCAATGTTGAATCTATCTGATCATTATATGCTTAAAATACTAGACAAATCAAGTCTTTCATTCTTCATAAATGAGATAGAACTTGCAAAATGGAACCAAAGGCTTAACAAGATGCATGATGCAACTATACTTACTTTAGACATTGAAACTCGGCTGTGATTAGGTGAGCGGTCTGCAAGGGCTGGTGGAATTGGATCAGCCATGGTGTCGTCCGCGAGTTCTCGAAGTTTGTTCAATTGTGGGAGCACAACTTTTCCAAGGTCCGGCCTATCTTTTCTTCTAAGCTCAGTACATCTGACTGCTAAATTGGCCAATGACAAAGCCTCTTCCTTAGGCCAATCGGGCACTGACGAATCGAGCATTTCAAGAAACGTCCCTTTCTCAATGGCTCTTTGAACAGTATGAGTCAAACCCATTGGTGGCTTTCCTGTAAGGATCTGCAAAAAGATAATACCAAGGGAGTATATGTCTGATTTTATGCCTAACATTCCTGTTTGCTGATACTCAGGATCGATATAACAGAAAGTTCCAGCAGCGGATGTCATCCGATATTGAGTGACAGTGTCGGCTACGGAGGGAGGGACAAGCCTGGCTAAGCCAACATCAGCAATCTTACTAACATAGTTGCGGTCCAGGAGAATGTTAGCTGGCTTTAGGTCACGGTGAACCAATGGCTCTGGTTTAGTCTGGTGGAGAAAAAGGAGGCCTGTTCCAATCTCAGCAGTGATTCGAAACCTTTGCCTCCAAGATAGCGGAGGAGTGTTTCCACGCCTGAATAATCGGTCTTCTAAGCTTCCATTGTGCATATACTCGTAAACTAAACAACCATACTCGGGGCATGCACCTAGGAGAAGGACCATGTTTGGGTGTCTTATGCAGCAAAGAATTTCTacctaaaataacatatcaacAATGAATAAGACACTTATTTTAACAACTAATTTAGGACATAGAGATCTTTAATTTTCTATTCCCTATTCTGTATGTGTGCCTACTTTTTAGGCCTGATACAGTTATAAATTCTCAGTTAACTATTTAGTAGAACTCAAAGACTCGAATAAATGGAGATAAACAAATAAGTTGATCAAATTCAAGTACCTCTTGGTTAAATTGGGATCTGCCTTGCGTAGCATCAGGACGGAGAACCTTAACCGCGACTGGTGTATGATCCAGATAACACTTGAATACTGGCCCATACCCTCCTTCTCCAATCTTCCTAGATTGTGAAAAATATTCTGTGGCAGTTTCAATATCCTCAATCGTATATCTCCTGTATCTGTAATCCGCATGTGCCATTGAGGTTACAACCTTAGTCTTCTCTTCTGATTCATTCGAGGCTTTCATTTCTGCACTGATTCTTTTCTGAGCTTCTACCTCTGCTATCCTTTTAGATGCTTCAGCATGCTCGATGGCTGCCCTCGACTTGGCTTTCTCGTTTTCTGCAACTCTGACCGCATCTTCTCCAGCAAATCGAGCAACTTCTAACCTTTGTTGTTCTTCCTTTTTCCATCGCTGGAGCTCCTTTGCCTGAAAACCCGAAACATATTTTGAGACATACCAGTAATAATTATTGAATCAAGAGGAAAGAAAAAATCTCTCATGCCTTCTCTTGAGCGGAGAGAGCTTCCTTGCATGCAGTACTATACATATCCATTGTTTGCTTGAGCTCTTGCTTTAATCTTCTCATTTCTGCTTCTACTTCCTCCTGTGAAATACAAACCCCATTTTCAATTTTTCACGTGGTTTAAAGCAAGGTTATGCAACCCTGGAGATTAGGCATAAGGACAGGGTTGAGTGTCGATTTATGATGAAAGGTCTGTTATATATTCTTCAAATTACTGAATAATAATACCAAGTAAAACGAACAACTTAtgttcaaaataataataatcattcGAACAACATAAAAACCAATATCTATAGGTATACAAGCAAAGATGAAATTCAACTTGGAGTCATAATCCTTCATTCATTTCTGGAAGAGGCGTACTGAAtccccggggggggggggggggggggatttttGAAGCACCTCACCGAAATgacattaataaaaatttatggcCTTGAGTACTGAATTTGTTGTAAATTTCCTTACCATTGTCTGTGCGTTATATGTTTTACCACTCTCGACCGAAGCATAGGAGGTGCGTTCTGGTGAGGCCGGTAAATCCAGGGATCTACGTCCAAGTTGCCAGGAATCTAAACCTTGGTCTATATCTGAGAAGCCCGAAAGTCGAGGTGGGGTATGACTGCCTTCAAAGCTTTCAGCATATGAAGGAAACATGTCGATACTTCTCCGTTCATTGCTGACAAATGATATGTCACTCTCTGGTTGAGAGAGTTCGTATGGTTTTCCATTGGGTCCCTTTCTGTGAGTAAACGGAGACCTGCTTGCAGTGGTGACATTTCCAGTTAGTTTCCACTTGATAAAGGGTGGATGCATGATTTTAATTAGGTTGATTAACTATTTTTTTCGGAAAaagcaaaaaataaatttttaaaataactatGCATGAATTTTAGTTTTCATTTGTGTGAATGAATGCCATGTCTGTCCTTCATTGCATGCCAATCTTATGTGAACATTAATTGCATATCATTTCTTTTATAACAGCAAAGAAATGAAGCCATTGTGACAGTGATTGGGATAAATCTCCTATTTTGAGAAGTGCGAGGTAGCATGAAACTTGGTCTTGAGGCAAGCCCAAAAATTTCTAGGGAGGCAACTAAATACATTAAAATCCTCATTTCAAGGGAGTGCTTTCCCGATCCATCCAGTAAATATCATCTATACCAAAGGTGTATCAATCTTATGTTTCAAGTATTTAGTTGAATGATAAGCATCGCATGCCAATAGCACGATCATTGCCTACTACAACACACAGACAAAATATGTTGTTCCCTTTGATACATGGAACAACATATTGTCATATCATTTCGAACAGGATATCTGCGAGTGTTACTCGTGACTTGCTGAGTCACCTGTACGAATAACAACAGACGGTACACTTGAATCTATCAGCAAATATGCGGTATGGTATAAGTATGGCATACTTGATGGAGGTTGCATCTCTTTGCTTGGCACGTGGAGACGACGAATCTGCAGAGAAGAAATTCATGATTGATTTCATCTTTTGGAGAAATATGACAAAATGATACAACTATATTTCAAGAAGATGACTAACGTCGGTAAACCGTGCTGGAGGGTTCCAGTGGCTCCGTTGCATTTGATTTTTTACTGGCTTCGATCAGTATCTGCCGATGCAGCGGGCTGACAATTGATGGAGCTGGGCGAGAAGCAGCTCGAGTTGATGAAATTTTTCCTTTATGGATGACATATACAGTACAAAAATCGGGTACCCCTTTGAGAACGCTTCCAGGAATGTCTTTCGCTTTGAATCTGTGGTGTAGTAAATCTAAGTAAATGAAACTCTAGACACAGTTCTCTTCAACAAAATGCAGAGTGTAATACCTGAAAATTCCGCCTTTCGCGGTGGCACCAAGGACCAAAACGTCAATTGCCGATTGCTTGATGAATTCAATAATTGCTGTTGTTACATCATTGTCATCTATCACCACGTCAAAGCATTGTATCTGATAAATGAATCCACAGGAAACTGAAGAATATTTGTAAGTACTTGAGAAATAACACACCAAAACCATGAAACTTACGTCTTTGCGTGTACAAAAGACACGGAAAGGAAGGAACACTTCCTTTGTTTGCGCATCCCATTCTCCGGTTTCGTTGTTTGAGTCAGTAATCGGGGTAGGTCCTGTGCCACAGGTAACATGAAATTAGTTTTGGACACCATTCCACCAAATAAAACAAGTATCGCAAGTATAAGTGAATAAGTGATGCAAAGTACACATATTCAAGCTACTAAAACATCCTTGATTTTTACGAAGCATCCGTGAGTACAAATTGTTCTCGGttcaattaacttaaaatttgaTTTGTAAGACCTTCTTCATGTTGTCCTtgtaccaaattttttttaagctttAAGCATCATATCTTAAATAAAGAGGGCTCCAGCATATGACAGCCAacagaaatttaaattaaataacttTAGAATCTTCACCAACAAGATTTGTCATAACACATTCATCTAACGATTTTCCTGCCCCATTCTCTAACATGGTAATTATATTACAAAAACACAGTAAATGTTGGCATCCATTCACCTCGATAAGTAGAACACATATCGATCAACGACATAAAAGAACACAATCTAATGCAAATCAATACAGTAGCCACTAGCCAAGATTCAAGAACCAATGCTTGGCAACATAATTGGACTGCAAAACTCATATTCTTCAGAAAGTACACctgaaattcgaagttttacaTCGTGCAAGTCTCCCGTTAGGCATTTAGGTCCCTCAAATGAATCAAGACATAAGATTTAAAACTCAGTTTAGATTAAGTTATCTTTAACATCTTATCACGTATGAAAAGCTCATATAAATAGAGAGAGGGATAAAGAATTACTATTGCCGGGCGTATATTGTGGCGCAGATTCATTCAAACTCTGTTTAACTTTAACATGAACCAAAATTATAGTCTGCCCTTTAGTAACAAGATTGTCCGTAGCCCATTTCAATGCAATTTGGCTCCCTTTATCCCTGTCAATAGCCACAGCGACAAGCCTAGTCATCGGAGCCATTCGCTCCCCATTATTTCCCGGCGACGGCGGAGGCCACATTTCCTTGCTCCAAGCACTCCCCAACCCTTTTGTATTCTTCAATCCATGATTGGAATTTTGCGGAAAAAGTACACCGAAAAAATGCAATGGGTCGCCATTCCAAGAAAAAAGATAGGATCTTGTCTCTGTTTTTTTCTGTTCTTGAAAATTTCCTCGGCGATTTCTTGATTTGGGGAAGATATTGGAAAACAAATCGAAACCAGAATTTTGTTGATCAAAAAAACCAAAAGAAGAGTGTACTTTCACCGAATTAGAAACGCTTCCCTGCTCAGTGGAGCTCCGTCTTTGGTGGGCTTGCCGCTACTTTCTCGGAGGGAGAATCGTTTGCATGGTGATGCTCTTATGACTTCAATCATACGTCAAAATAGTATATAGTTTGTTTGTTTAGTAGAAAAATAAATACCAAAATTTTGTAGCCAACTTTTAAAATGTAATTGCTTTTACTTCTTTCGTTTCAactgttttaaaaaattaaaaataataataattctaattaaTTCAGATATGAAATTATCAGTCTTTACTTGAATGTATATTTTtaaccacaaaaaaaaaatgtatgttTTTAACAGTGCATCTTCaagttgtgttttgttgttgcAATGTATGATCAcggagcaatatataagattattttgtgattattgattttttttttttgtgacgcgAAAACCTGCAGCCGCTACTACGGTGCGCGCTGGATAAACCCCGCACTAACGCAAGAGCCTGTAAACAACGTTGGCCAGATGAAAGTGTTGGTAGGGGGTGTTGGTAGGGGGAATCGAACTCATAACTCTGGCCAAGAATTCACCTACTCCATCAACTTGAATATATTTTTTCCGAAAACCTCATTCGTCTTCAAAACAAGCTATTAGATAACGTGAATCTCTAGTATTTTACAATGAATCAATTTCACTCCGAAAATTGGTTATTACGGCATATAGTGTTTTACGTGTGCGAATACACTCGCATGTTGTTTTCCATGTTACCTCCAAGATGTCATTGatatatttcttattttttatttttttaccgtgtgggataaaaaaaatatataaaacccacgtgattcaaaaaaatttagatCACGAGAACTTATCTTAAGAATATATCCTCAACTAGCTTCTCATTAACAttctttaatataatatatatatacatcgaTAGTTGAATCATCACGCCATTGAGGTGGCTATGTAATCTTTACAATATGGTATTTAAAACAGGTGAAAATAGAACATGGATAGAGGAAATATGAACTAGAGAGACGATGAACGGAGATTGAAAACCAATATTTGTTAGTCACGTGTGTCAAATACAGCTGCTAATCAAATTATGGAGAATAAAAACCAGACATAGCAACAAACATGATATATAGAATGTATTGATACTCAAGAATTGCTTTTGGTATATTGTAAGCAAGATGTGCATGCTGTCAAATTTACTGAATACTCAGATCAAATATCTACCTGAATGAGTAGGCATCCAAAATGGTGGGCTTACTGATTTATTTCCACGCTCaatattacaaaaaaaatatgggAAGAAAGTGTTGCAACTTATCTGTCATGCTCTAACATACAATACGACGGTATTGCGAAATCCGACGTCAGGAATATGATGTTACTGAGACCACTACATGCCCCAGTTCAACTTGATAAAATTTCAAGTGATTCATTTAACTTCTATTATTTGTATTTACTTTGTATTATACAAAACCAgatcaacaaaaataaatatgatcATCAGAAATATACACTATAAGATGCTTCTTAATTAATCAAAGGGATAGCCACATTTACCTCATTCTCATCTATCCTCTCTGTAAATCTGTAAAAATCTGCAGGTAATGGAATGTCAAGTTCCGAGCAAACTAACTTCATCACCTTTGCGGTCACACCTCCGAAGTTCATTTTATTCAAAGTTACAGAAATTGCAAACCGATTGTCTATATCGCAATATCCAGTTGAACCTCCCATGCCCGAATGGCCAAAACCGATTAGTTTACCATCCACCGAGTAGGATCTCTTGAATCCAAGCCCAAATTGCCCATTCAGTAGTGTCAAACCCTCGTATTCTCCAACTCCCATGAATTCATCGTGAATGTTGCTGTTAGTAAAAAGTTTTGTAGTACTAGAATTGTTACGATAACCAGGTAACGAGCCATTGGAGGTGGTGTCGTTGCTCGGAACCTGAGAGTAGTTATTGTCGCTCAACTTTTTGGTGGAGCTAACACTGAAACACGTCCGTTTCTTGGAGGTTTTTGGAGACGGGAACTTGGGAATGTGTGGATGGCTTCCGAGTGGGGGCTTGGTGGAAGAAGAATGCGGTGGTGGAATGGCCCCTCTATCGACAAGAGCTGCATAATAGCGTGCAAGGGCTCGAGCTGAGCAATGTGCATTAGCAGCAGGTATGATGGCACGACGTGTGTTAAGTGTGTTGAATAACGCAGGAAGAGTGGATGCCATTTGAGAAACATCTTGTATTTGGTTCTGAAAGGTGGATGGTAGGTCTGGACGCTTGCTGATTTCTGCAAATTTGTGTATTTCATCCATATCTACGGTAAGCGTGGCAAGTCGAGATTCCACACCTACGAGAAAGAAACTATATGGTTAGGTTGTACGCCAAAAAAACTAACAACAATATGAAGCCTATAATTTTTGCAGGGGAGAAGTCAGTATGTTAACCCCCAATATAAAAGTAAATTTTTAAGCACTAAAGATATAGTACACAGAGATCGCAACATAATATATGATTTACATCATTCAATAATAAATATCCACATCCACGTCTTAATGCCACACAATCATCACGTAAAACTAAACTAGAATAAAATTATACTTAAAAAACTTATCATAATCTCAACAAACGGATTTCAGAATAtagtttttatttcatttcaaTCAAGTATAGTAAATATAACAATTGtggaaaataatttattaataatttaaaaattaagtcACTGCAATTCTggtatttaagtttttatttgtaTCCCAGGATTAACCGATTAGGatagttcttttttttttttaatggaaacGAGAATATATGATATATACCGATTAGGATAGTTCTTGAATTCATTCTTTCCTAGTTTAGCCACTGCAATTGTAAACAAAAACAGCCCtattatttatttacttatttattattacattggggttttttttttaaacctgAGTTCGAACCAGACAGCTTCGTTATAAGGACAAGTTTATACCACTGTTCCACTAGGGGTTGTGGccctatcttttttttttttttttgatacaaTGGGTGTGGGGGATTTCTTATCTAACTACCTACACCACCCATACAAGTGACCCTATCTTTAATACATAAAAAAGTTTATAATCTTGTCAATAATTGATCTGAATTCGCTTCCCCAAGTGGAACAAACCCAAAGGCAAACAATGTAGGGTTGCTCATGCTTTTACAATTTGGCAAATATAAATACATCATAAATGAACAACAGAATATGTGACAGTAAAATTAAAGTGAATATACCAACCCTTTTTCTTTTACCAGCAAAACCTCTCATACCATATCCAGTACCATATACACCTCCACcgagttttaaaaatattgtgtTTGAATCGGAAAAGAATTGTTTAGCCCTCAGCCAAGATATCGATTGAGTCAGCAAAGATGGATATAGTATATCTAGAGCACGAGTGAGTGTGAGCAAAAAGTTGAATAATGAACATGCCTGGAGGAATTCCAATGTATAGCTCGCCATCTATGTTGAGAGGACGAATAAGTGCTTCTTCAAGAATCTCCTGAAACTTCTTATGGGAGGCATACTGTACAACAAAGAATGATGATGTTATTTTATTATCTCCATACCATGCCGACTCAAATATTGACAAGTTTTCACACAGAATAATCAAGGCATAAAAATAGATTATGCAAAAGGATCCACTACAATCCTTTTTTCTTATATGGAAGGACTGATTTTGAGCAGTATCCATTCAGAAAATTGTTAAAGAATCTTTCTAAGCCATATAACTATTTACAATTGGATATATGATTATGATTGAGCATGATGGCTACAAGTTCTTTCCTTCCGTTTCCCATATACATATATTTCAAGTGTCAAATAACTAGAACTTTGAATGTAAGGATCATATTATGTGAAGCATTTGCTGCCAAAAAATCAGGTATATCAGGCATTTGATAGCAATCAAGCCTCAACCTGAAGTAACTCGAAAAAGTATACCGATCAATTTTGGATGAAACCAGAATTTTTATGCTTTTCATTTTAAAAAGATCCGGAGTACCTCAATAATACCGCCACATAACCATCCGAAAGATAAATAATGGTACAACTGCTGATGGCCAGGTTCAGTCTCTGGAGCCGCTTCCGCAATACAGTTCAAGCATTCATCCCAATCAGTCATTAGCAACGGATTTTCACGTGTCAGACTGGCCAAGGCATTGTGTAACCCAGATGTGTGATTAAGCACATGATGAACCTAATTTTGCATGAATGAGAAATATAGATTAACATTTTGTTCAATCATGCTAAATTGCTAATCATATACAAATATAGCAAAATAGGAGTTCTAATTGTATAGGTAGGGGAAAGTAAATTACTACTTGTTTAAATATGATTGTTGACGTATTGAAAACTGCATCTTATTTTTGTGAAGTAAAAGGTAGGAGTTCAGAAACTTCAGAGTTTCTCATTACCGTCACTATCATTTTTCTCAATGACCACAGGTTTTGCCAATAAATAGATAATATACTTCAATAGCATCAGCAAAATGAACCTGGAGCACAAAATGTTACCTTTATTTGATCTTTACCATTCGATCCAAACTGAGGCCAAATATTTGCAATTT
Coding sequences within:
- the LOC140871236 gene encoding U-box domain-containing protein 35-like produces the protein MWPPPSPGNNGERMAPMTRLVAVAIDRDKGSQIALKWATDNLVTKGQTIILVHVKVKQSLNESAPQYTPGNRPTPITDSNNETGEWDAQTKEVFLPFRVFCTRKDIQCFDVVIDDNDVTTAIIEFIKQSAIDVLVLGATAKGGIFRFKAKDIPGSVLKGVPDFCTVYVIHKGKISSTRAASRPAPSIVSPLHRQILIEASKKSNATEPLEPSSTVYRHSSSPRAKQRDATSIKSPFTHRKGPNGKPYELSQPESDISFVSNERRSIDMFPSYAESFEGSHTPPRLSGFSDIDQGLDSWQLGRRSLDLPASPERTSYASVESGKTYNAQTMEEVEAEMRRLKQELKQTMDMYSTACKEALSAQEKAKELQRWKKEEQQRLEVARFAGEDAVRVAENEKAKSRAAIEHAEASKRIAEVEAQKRISAEMKASNESEEKTKVVTSMAHADYRYRRYTIEDIETATEYFSQSRKIGEGGYGPVFKCYLDHTPVAVKVLRPDATQGRSQFNQEVEILCCIRHPNMVLLLGACPEYGCLVYEYMHNGSLEDRLFRRGNTPPLSWRQRFRITAEIGTGLLFLHQTKPEPLVHRDLKPANILLDRNYVSKIADVGLARLVPPSVADTVTQYRMTSAAGTFCYIDPEYQQTGMLGIKSDIYSLGIIFLQILTGKPPMGLTHTVQRAIEKGTFLEMLDSSVPDWPKEEALSLANLAVRCTELRRKDRPDLGKVVLPQLNKLRELADDTMADPIPPALADRSPNHSRVSMSKEDVS